From the genome of Arthrobacter sp. ERGS1:01:
CCCGGAGCCGGGCTTCGGCCACGACATCAGCCCCGATGCGTCGCTGGCCGAGATCGTGGCGCGGATCCGCTTCACCGAGGTCATGGGCGTGGAGGAAACCACCCGGAACCTTGACCTGGGCGTCCTGGCCGGCGCCGTGGACCTGGTGGCCGGGGCCGGCCGGATCGGCATGTACGGGGTGGGCTCCAGCGAAATGGTGGCCGGGGACCTGCACCACAAGCTTTTCCGGATCGGGCTCAACGCCAACGCCTTCGCCACCGCGGACAACGCCCTGATGGGGGCCTCGCTCATGGGTCCCGGCGACGTCGCCATCGCGTTTTCCCACGGCGGAACCACCGGCTCCGTCGTGGAGTTCCTGCGGCTGGCCCGCACGGCCGGGGCGGCGACGCTGTTGGTGACCAATGCGCCGTCGTCCCCGGCCGCAGGCCAAGCCGGGCTGTGCCTGACCACCATGGTGCGCGAGACCCCGTTCCGGGCCGGCGCCATGGCGTCCCGCATTTCCCAGCTCGCCGTGGTGGATTGCCTGTTCGTGGCCGTGGCGCAGCGGCGCTACGAACAATCCGTCGCTGCGCTCGGCGCCACCCACCAGGCCGTGGCGTCCCTGCAGCGGATGCGCAGTTAAGGTGACTCCCGCGCGTCGGGAGTCACCTTAACTGCGCATCAGGCGGGCTAACCGGCGGCTATCCGGCGTGCAGCAGGCGCACCACGGCCTCGGCCGTGACGCGGCTGAAGCCGTGGCAGTGGATCGTGGTCAGCGCCGTGACGCTTTCCGTGCCTTCGGCAGGGGCCAGGCCGGCGTTGATGCACACGGCGTGGGGTGCCAC
Proteins encoded in this window:
- a CDS encoding MurR/RpiR family transcriptional regulator → MSIQSDIQSKRAALAPAAGRVADAVLANPAVVLTHTVNELAQLCNTSDPTVVRFCRSIGLSGYAQLRLAMAAELGREQSARSEVPEPGFGHDISPDASLAEIVARIRFTEVMGVEETTRNLDLGVLAGAVDLVAGAGRIGMYGVGSSEMVAGDLHHKLFRIGLNANAFATADNALMGASLMGPGDVAIAFSHGGTTGSVVEFLRLARTAGAATLLVTNAPSSPAAGQAGLCLTTMVRETPFRAGAMASRISQLAVVDCLFVAVAQRRYEQSVAALGATHQAVASLQRMRS